The sequence TTGCCTTTGGGGGTTTTATTGTTAGTGAGTAAAAAAGGGCATTTGTTAAACAAACCCCTTTTGCATAAGATTTTAGACACTTCTATCAACATGACTCGCTCTTTCCCTTTTATCATTCTCATTATTTTGCTCCTGCCTTTATCGCGCTTTTTAATTGGCACAAGCATTGGCTCTAGCGCGAGCATTATCCCGCTAGCCATTTCAGCCATTCCTTTTGTCGCAAAGCTTTTTGAAAATTCTTTAATGGAAGTAGAGCATGGCAAGATTGAAACCACTTTAAGTTTGGGAGCGTCTCATTTGGAAGTCATTAAAATGATGCTTTTAGAGAGCCTGCCCTCTTTAGTGAACAATATCACCATCACCTTAATTTCTTTAATAGGCTATTCGGCTATGGCGGGAGCGTTAGGGGCTGGGGGCTTGGGGGATTTAGCCATTAGGATTGGCTATCAAAGTTATAGGGGCGATGTGCTTTTTTATGCGGTGGTTGTGATTATTGTTTTGGTGCAAATCGTTCAAAGCGTAGGGGATTATGTGGTGAAACGCCTAAGAAAGCATAAGTATTAGGATTTGGCTCTCATCAAATACGAATATTCAAAGTCAACTTTAATACGCTTTAGCTTTTTAAATAGGATCGCTAAGCTTTGTTTGTGGCGAAACTCAATTCTCTAAAAACGCTTTAAAAGGTTATCGCTCAACACTTGAATTAAAGCTTTTTACAATCAATATTCAATTAAATCGCTATGCAAAAATGGGCTTTATTTTGAATGGCCATTGATAAATTTATCCATCTGTTTTTCTAAGTCTATGATTTGCGTTATCGCTCCTTCTAAAATTTCAAAATTTTGAGCGTTTTTTGGAGCAATGCATGCAAGCTTGTTGGAAGCTTTTTCTAACGATTGGATGTCTTTAAGCAAGGTTTTTAAAACTTCTACGCTTTTAAAATCCTTCTCAAAATAGCCATCAAATTGCTGTTCTGTTTGAGACAAGTTCTCTAAAAAAGTGCTTTGAAGGCGTATTTGGGTGCGATCATGCCCGGTTTCTATGCAGGTTTTATAAGCTTGATGGATCGTAGTCAAAACTTCTTGGGCTTTCACAAAAGCCTTTGAAAGCTCAACAATGATTTCATAATGTTCACCTTGCGCTCTTAAAAACCCTAAAAAGAGCGCAATGAATAATAATTTTTTTAGCACTTTATCCCTTTACCATTGATAAGAAAAGCTCACCCCATAGCGGCTACTGCCCTTAAAATCGCTAGAAATTTCAGGATAGAGCATCCATTGCTTAGGTTTGTAGCGTGAAGTGAATAAATAAGCAAACCCCCATGCGATAAGGCTGCCGATCGTAACTTGCAAGATCGTGTGTTGTCTTGCCACCACTCTGCTAGCGTCAGTGAGGATTGCAAGAGCGATCACAGGAAGAGCTGGTTTCCACCCATAGCGGTAATACACAAACCCAGCCGCGCTAAACACCCCCCCAGCATGCCCGCTTGGCATGCCTCTCCAAGAATTACAGCACGGGCGTTTGGCAAATTCCACTCTAGCCCCATCTTTATGGGCGTTGCTAAAAGCTCCTTTAAGGCCATAAATCACGCCTTGAGTAACCAATGTGCCGACCGCTAATTCCCCTAACCCTCTATAATCGCGCATCGCCAAACTGACCGTGCCTACAAAAATAGGCAAAAACCTAAGCACATCGCCAATCTCTTCTAAAATATATGCCCCCTCATTGATTGGCTCACTC is a genomic window of Helicobacter pylori oki112 containing:
- the lpxF gene encoding lipid A 4'-phosphatase encodes the protein MKKLKSLFLILLLWVYPLRSEPINEGAYILEEIGDVLRFLPIFVGTVSLAMRDYRGLGELAVGTLVTQGVIYGLKGAFSNAHKDGARVEFAKRPCCNSWRGMPSGHAGGVFSAAGFVYYRYGWKPALPVIALAILTDASRVVARQHTILQVTIGSLIAWGFAYLFTSRYKPKQWMLYPEISSDFKGSSRYGVSFSYQW
- the metI gene encoding methionine ABC transporter permease, which gives rise to MISQMLIQATLETLYMVFVASFLAVVFGLPLGVLLLVSKKGHLLNKPLLHKILDTSINMTRSFPFIILIILLLPLSRFLIGTSIGSSASIIPLAISAIPFVAKLFENSLMEVEHGKIETTLSLGASHLEVIKMMLLESLPSLVNNITITLISLIGYSAMAGALGAGGLGDLAIRIGYQSYRGDVLFYAVVVIIVLVQIVQSVGDYVVKRLRKHKY